A stretch of Vicinamibacterales bacterium DNA encodes these proteins:
- a CDS encoding DUF5655 domain-containing protein, with product MARRQCYHCKDWIEEGEPHDCWTTTEAALTADLTEDLRDAWERLRESAVEFGDQRIYASHKSIMFSRTSCYFFVRPKKSFLEVCVFLPRALKHPRIRRVLPSSKSKFAHIVPIRHRDEVEAPITDWLQQAYAFAGEIARTPTRRAKRPSDRSAKRAAPARSRPRRRRT from the coding sequence ATGGCGCGGCGACAGTGCTACCACTGCAAGGACTGGATCGAGGAAGGCGAGCCGCACGACTGCTGGACGACGACCGAGGCCGCGCTCACCGCCGATCTGACCGAGGATCTCCGCGACGCGTGGGAGCGGTTGCGCGAGTCCGCCGTCGAATTCGGCGACCAGCGCATCTACGCGTCGCACAAGTCCATCATGTTCTCGCGCACGTCGTGCTACTTCTTCGTCCGGCCGAAGAAGAGCTTTCTCGAGGTGTGCGTGTTCCTGCCGCGCGCGCTGAAGCACCCGCGCATCCGCCGCGTCCTCCCGTCGTCGAAATCGAAGTTCGCCCACATCGTTCCGATCCGGCACCGGGACGAAGTGGAGGCGCCGATCACCGATTGGCTGCAGCAGGCATACGCCTTCGCCGGAGAGATCGCGCGGACGCCGACTCGGCGCGCAAAGCGGCCATCGGATCGATCCGCGAAGCGCGCCGCGCCGGCACGCAGCCGGCCACGGCGGCGACGAACGTGA
- a CDS encoding helix-turn-helix domain-containing protein — MLDDRCRRDREAGDEEDGLHAPELWLRAAGTSSPPQPRRGRTAGAIVAIDAHVTDVSARLRAARQRAGLTIADLSASTKIRAASLEAIERGDFACLPGDFYARAFLRTYASQVGLSPQAIISEYELEHPHAEPAELAEPDSPGSVRRATSQLLSAATSSGVVIALAVALLALAVANRPDRPRPAEPGAVGTSGDTASLAAPARSTPATAAPAAARPAPRQLTIDIQAAAPLWVTGAADGRRVLYRLLAPGERVTVNAAESLAFRVGDASAFTYSINGAPGKPLGAAGEVRDIEITRDNFAAFVR, encoded by the coding sequence TTGTTGGACGATCGCTGCCGCCGCGACCGCGAGGCCGGTGACGAGGAAGATGGTCTTCATGCGCCAGAACTCTGGCTCCGCGCGGCGGGAACGTCAAGTCCACCTCAGCCGCGGCGTGGACGGACAGCTGGAGCGATAGTTGCGATCGACGCGCATGTGACCGACGTCTCGGCGCGCCTTCGGGCTGCCCGGCAACGGGCAGGTCTCACGATCGCGGACCTTTCCGCCTCCACCAAAATCCGCGCCGCCTCCCTCGAAGCCATCGAACGGGGGGATTTTGCGTGCCTGCCGGGTGATTTTTATGCCCGCGCGTTCCTGCGGACGTACGCGTCTCAGGTCGGCCTGTCGCCGCAGGCGATCATCAGCGAATACGAACTCGAACATCCTCACGCCGAGCCCGCCGAGCTGGCTGAACCGGACTCTCCGGGGTCCGTGCGCCGCGCGACATCGCAGCTCCTGTCCGCCGCAACCAGCTCTGGCGTGGTGATCGCGCTCGCCGTCGCCCTCCTGGCACTCGCGGTGGCGAACCGGCCCGATCGCCCGCGACCGGCCGAACCCGGCGCCGTCGGCACCAGCGGCGACACGGCGTCCCTGGCGGCTCCCGCGCGCTCGACCCCGGCAACGGCGGCCCCCGCCGCGGCCCGGCCGGCGCCGCGTCAGCTGACCATCGACATTCAGGCCGCCGCGCCGCTGTGGGTGACGGGCGCGGCCGACGGCAGGCGCGTGCTGTATCGGCTGCTCGCGCCGGGTGAACGCGTGACCGTCAACGCCGCCGAGTCACTTGCCTTCCGTGTCGGCGACGCGTCCGCGTTCACCTACTCCATCAACGGCGCGCCCGGCAAACCGCTCGGCGCCGCCGGCGAAGTTCGCGACATCGAGATCACGCGCGACAACTTCGCCGCCTTCGTCCGCTGA
- a CDS encoding helix-turn-helix domain-containing protein, with product MTSSFGARLRQHREERGIPLSVIAGQTKIKMSLLDGLERDDLAHWPPGIFRRAYVRSYAKAIGLDPDATLAEFLTNYPETPEVIDAGAVPQDGAPGNGGASTRLRHLFGSAVGSLSRLRRAPAADERMQPQGTTGSALSLGAPASRPPRVEPELAGPLDEPAAFPEPEPLAGLPPAAEAAMDPPAAFDETATSAADEPAPAPITPEAASPAIAIDLLAAAGLCTALGRVENATQMPPLLREAAAILGARGLIVWVWDSIAEELQPALVYGYPDKLVAQLPRLKPNDDNLTAAAFRSSETLGIGGSPEASAALAVPLQIPGGCAGVLAIELPPGSEESDAVRAVAVVFAAMLAQLVGAAPAASDQPLPSEGDRPARQQMSTAV from the coding sequence ATGACATCTTCCTTTGGCGCCCGGTTGCGCCAGCACCGTGAAGAACGAGGGATTCCGCTCAGCGTCATCGCGGGGCAGACGAAGATCAAGATGTCGCTCCTCGACGGGCTCGAGCGCGACGACCTGGCGCACTGGCCGCCCGGAATCTTCCGTCGCGCCTACGTTCGCTCCTACGCCAAAGCCATCGGCCTCGATCCCGACGCCACCCTCGCCGAGTTCCTGACGAACTATCCCGAGACCCCCGAAGTGATCGATGCGGGTGCGGTGCCGCAGGACGGAGCCCCGGGTAACGGCGGAGCTTCGACGCGCCTTCGTCACCTGTTCGGATCCGCCGTCGGGTCGCTCTCCAGGCTCCGGCGCGCACCGGCCGCCGACGAGCGGATGCAGCCGCAGGGAACGACCGGCAGCGCCCTGTCCCTGGGCGCGCCTGCGTCGCGTCCGCCGCGAGTCGAACCCGAGCTGGCTGGTCCCCTCGACGAACCGGCGGCGTTTCCCGAGCCGGAGCCTCTCGCCGGGCTGCCTCCCGCGGCCGAAGCCGCGATGGATCCGCCGGCCGCGTTCGACGAGACCGCCACGAGCGCGGCTGACGAACCCGCGCCGGCACCAATCACGCCCGAGGCCGCGTCGCCGGCGATCGCGATCGACCTGCTCGCCGCCGCCGGGTTGTGCACGGCTCTGGGGCGCGTCGAGAACGCGACGCAGATGCCGCCGCTGCTGCGGGAGGCGGCCGCGATCCTCGGCGCGCGCGGCCTGATCGTCTGGGTGTGGGATTCGATCGCGGAGGAACTGCAGCCCGCGCTCGTCTACGGCTACCCCGACAAGCTGGTGGCACAGCTCCCGCGGCTCAAGCCGAACGACGACAATCTCACCGCGGCCGCCTTCCGGTCGTCCGAGACGCTCGGCATCGGCGGCAGCCCGGAGGCCAGCGCCGCGCTCGCCGTGCCGCTCCAGATTCCGGGCGGGTGCGCCGGCGTGCTCGCGATCGAACTGCCGCCGGGATCCGAAGAGTCCGATGCCGTCCGCGCCGTCGCGGTCGTCTTCGCCGCGATGCTGGCGCAGCTCGTCGGCGCCGCGCCCGCGGCGTCCGATCAGCCGCTTCCCTCGGAAGGGGATCGCCCGGCCCGCCAGCAGATGTCCACTGCGGTCTGA